The Macaca thibetana thibetana isolate TM-01 chromosome 19, ASM2454274v1, whole genome shotgun sequence genome has a segment encoding these proteins:
- the PLK5 gene encoding LOW QUALITY PROTEIN: inactive serine/threonine-protein kinase PLK5 (The sequence of the model RefSeq protein was modified relative to this genomic sequence to represent the inferred CDS: deleted 2 bases in 1 codon), which translates to MEPRPRRRRRSRPLVAAFLRDPGSGRVYRRGKLIGKGAFSRCYKLTDMSTSAVFALKVVPRGGAGAGCLRTQGKVEREIALHSCLRHRNIVAFHGHFADRDHVYMVLEYCSRQSLAHVLRARQTLTEPEVRYYLRGLVSGLHYLHQRHIVHRDLKLSNFFLNKNMEVKIGDLGLAAKVGPGGRCHGVLCGTPNFLAPEVVSRNGHSCQSDIWALGCIMYTVLTGAPPFMASPLSEMYQNIREGHYPEPAHLSANARRLIARLLAPNPAERPSLDHLLQDDFFTQGFTPDRLPAHSCHSPPIFAVPPPLGKIFRKVGQLLLTQCRPPCPFTPKEASGPGKDGPDPDSMEWGGESSLSAKGVPCLEAPIHLLAHGTLQSDLAGPEGSRRPEVEAALRHLQLCLDVGLPATQDPLGEQRPILWAPKWVDHSSKYGFGYQLSDGGSGVASGRHPHGPASPRREGTLSTPVPPAGPGLCLLRFLASEQGLLLLFSNGTVQMSFSGVPAQLVLSGEGEGLQLTLWEQGPPGTSYSLDILRSHGCAPATRQHLHHAFRMLQSI; encoded by the exons ATGGAGCCCCGGCCGCGGCGGCGGCGCAGGAGCCGCCCCCTGGTCGCCGCCTTCCTGCGAGACCCGGGCTCGGGCCGCGTGTACAGGCGCGGGAAGCTGATCGGCAAG GGCGCCTTCAGCCGCTGCTACAAGCTGACGGACATGTCCACCAGCGCTGTGTTTGCCCTCAAGGTGGTGCCGCGTGGCGGGGCCGGGGCTGGGTGCCTTCGCACACAGGGAAAG GTGGAGCGTGAGATTGCCCTGCACAGCTGCCTGCGACACCGCAACATCGTGGCCTTCCACGGACACTTTGCTGACCGCGACCACGTGTACATGGTGCTGGAGTACTGCAGCCGCCAG TCTTTGGCCCACGTGCTGAGGGCGCGGCAGACCCTGACGGAGCCGGAGGTGCGCTACTACCTGCGGGGCCTGGTCAGCGGCCTGCACTACCTGCACCAGCGGCACATCGTGCACCGAGACCTGAAGCTCA GTAACTTCTTCCTTAACAAGAACATGGAGGTGAAGATTGGAGACCTGGGGCTGGCGGCCAAGGTGGGGCCAGGGGGCCGCTGCCACGG AGTGCTCTGTGGGACCCCGAACTTCCTGGCCCCCGAGGTTGTCTCCAGAAACGGGCACTCCTGCCAGTCAGACATCTGGGCTCTGGGCTGCATCAT GTACACGGTGCTGACCGGCGCCCCGCCCTTCATGGCCTCACCCCTGTCGGAGATGTACCAAAACATCCGTGAGGGCCACTACCCTGAACCCGCTCATCTGTCTGCCAATGCACGCCGCCTCATCGCACGCCTCCTGGCACCCAACCCGGCCGAGCGGCCCAGCCTGGACCACCTGCTGCAGGATGACTTCTTCACGCAG GGTTTCACTCCGGACCGGCTGCCGGCCCACTCCTGCCACAGTCCCCCCATATTTGCCGTACCCCCACCTCTGGGCAAGATCTTCCGGAAGGTGGGCCAGCTGCTGCTCACCCAGTGCCGGCCACCCT GCCCCTTCACACCTAAAGAGGCCTCGGGTCCAGGAAAAGATGGGCCAGACCCTGACTCCATGGAGTGGGGCGGTGAG AGCTCCCTGTCTGCGAAAGGGGTTCCCTGCCTGGAAGCCCCCATCCACCTGCTCGCACATGGGACGCTGCAGAGTGACCTGGCCG GGCCCGAGGGGAGCCGGCGGCCGGAGGTGGAGGCAGCCCTCAGACACCTGCAGCTGTGCCTGGACGTGGGCCTCCCGG CCACACAGGACCCCCTGGGAGAGCAGCGGCCCATCCTCTGGGCCCCCAAATGGGTGGATCATTCCAGCAAATATGGCTTTGGCTACCAGCTCTCGGACGGGGGCAGTGGTGTC GCTTCGGGACGGCACCCACATGGCCCTGCGTCCCCCCGGAGG GAGGGGACCCTCTCCACACCTGTGCCACCTGCTGgacctggcctctgcctcctgcgctTCCTGGCCTCTGAGCAAGGCTTGCTGCTGCTGTTCAGCAATGGGACGGTGCAG ATGAGTTTCAGTGGAGTCCCAGCCCAACTGGTGCTGAGTGGCGAGGGTGAGGGTTTGCAGCTCACCCTCTGGGAGCAGGGTCCCCCCGGCACCTCCTACTCCCTGGACATCCTGCGGAGCCATGGCTGCGCCCCCGCCACCCGGCAGCACCTTCACCACGCCTTCCGCATGCTGCAGAGTATCTAA